The DNA window TATAACCCGCTATCATCCAGACATGCCGCCCGCATCATTCCGCTAAGCAAATTGCCTTGCGGTCCTGACAACAGATGATCGCGGTCACTTTCCTCAGGCTCAGAGACGATCACCATCAGCTCTGAACCCTTCAAACCGCGCATGGGAACGATAGGGAACGCACCGCCATCATCGACATCTGCGCTCTCCAACAGCCAGCTTTGGAACGCCGCAAGCTCGGCTGGCCAACCAGCTTGGTCGCCGCCAATTCTTTTTGCAGGCGGTGTGGCTGCTGGTGCTATTGGTTTTTTTGGCTGCGGGGCAATCTGCTGCATGGGTGAGGACACCCCTTTTAGCGTATCAGCCTCGGCCAGCCAATCCGTAGCGTCGTCCGCGAAATCGCTATCGACGCCAGCCTCCTTCCACCACTCCAGCGCAGCGGCAAATTCGTCTGCCAAATTGTTGTTAGTGGGCTGTTCCATATCCGTAGTGGGTCTTGACCTGCCGCGTGGCAGTATTCAAGGGTTTCTGCGAGTTTAGACGCAGTAATTTGACAAGGGCCTGACCGCGATGAGCACCGAACCAATCGCCGAGACAATTGAACGCGAATCAATGCCATGCGACGTTGTGATCGTGGGGGGCGGGGTTGCAGGCCTCGCAGCAGCAATCCGGTTGAAGCAAATCAATGACGAAATCGAGGTCGTCGTCCTTGAAAAAGGCTCCGAAATTGGTGCCCACATTCTATCGGGTGCGGTGGTTGATCCCAAGTCGCTTGACGAGTTGCTGCCCAATTGGCGTGACATGGATTGCCCTATGGCGGAAACGCCGGTTACCGATAATTGGCACTGGGTTCTGACCAAAGGCGGGAAAACTTCGCTGCCGCATCTTATGATGCCGCCCTTCCTTTCCAACACCGGTAATTACACCGGATCGCTTGGCAATTTGACTCGCTGGCTGGCTGAGCAAGCTGAAGGCATGGGGGTGATGGTTTTTCCTGGCTTCCCTGCCGCCGAAGTAATGTTCAACGATGCAGGTGCGGTTACGGGTGTTATCACCCAAGATATGGGCGTGGCAGAGGATGGCTCGCATAAGCCCGATTTTCAGCCTGGTATGGAAATCGAGGCGAAATACACCTTTTTTGCTGAAGGCGTTCGCGGCAATCTGACCAAAATCATGAAGACCAAGTTCGACCTTGAGGCTGATTGTCAGCCGCAAGTCTATGGCCTGGGCATCAAAGAAGTTTGGGACATTGACCCTGAAAAGCATGAGCCTGGCCGGGTCATCCATACGCAGGGCTGGCCGCTGAGTGAAACCGGCACCAACGGCGGCGGGTTCCTGTATCATCAGGCCAATGGGCAAGTCGCATTGGGGCTGGTGACTTGGCTCAATTATGCGAACCCTTATGTTTCCCCCTATCAGGAATTCCAGCGGTGGAAGCATCACCCGCAAATCTCCGAAATCCTCGAAGGCGGCAAGCGCGTTGCTTACGGCGCGCGCGCGATCAATGATGGTGGCTGGCAGTCTGTGCCGAAACTGGCATTCCCGGGCGGCGCGTTGATTGGCTGTTCGGCTGGCTTCGTAAACGTCCCACGGATTAAGGGCAGCCACACCGCAATGAAAAGCGGCATGCTCGCGGCGGAAAGCGCCGCAGCGGCAATCGCCGCAGGTCATGAGAACACCGAACTGGCCGATTACGACGCAAATCTGCGCGATAGCTGGATTGCGACCGAATTGAAGAAAGTCAAAAACGTGCTTCCCGCGATGGAAAAGTTCGGCGACGATTTCGGCGTTATTCTTGGCGGCATCGATATGTGGATGCGAACGCTCAAGATCGGGCTGCCGATCACGATGGATCACACACCGGATTACAAATATCTGCAGCGCGCCGACCTGTATAAGCCGATTGATTACCCCAAGCCCGATGGCAAGTTGAGCTTTGACCGTCTGACGTCGGTTGCGTTCAGCTTCACCAATCACGCCGAAGATCAGCCGGTTCATTTGAAAGTCGCCGATCTCGAATTGCAAAGGCAGAGCGAACTTGGCGTCTATGCCGGGCCGTCAAACCGTTATTGCCCGGCTGGCGTATATGAATGGCTGGAGCAGGATGACGGAACGATGATGTTCCAGATCAACTCGCAAAATTGCGTCCATTGCAAAACTTGCGACATCAAGGATCCGAACCAGAACATCAACTGGACCACGCCCGAAGGCGGCGGCGGACCGAACTATCCGAATATGTGAGGAGCGTACGCAAACGACCAAATTGCACACGCAGGCGGATCTTTAATCTTGTTGGGTCATTCGAAGTTATCAAGGAGACAAGGGAGTGAGGCGAACCCGGCTAACATGGTTTGCGCTCGGAGCCCTGACGATATTGAGCGTCAGCATACTTGCGAAGATGCTTCTCGTTTCCGATGAACCGCGCCCGACTATCGCCGTCTTGGAGTTGATTGAGCCGGTCGAATCACGCGAGGGCTTTCGAAACGAGGACATGATTGCAAATGTCACAGGTGAACTAGCTCGCAATTGCGGCGCGACCTTCTTTAAAACAACGTTTCTATTCGATGACCATATCCCGACAATGGAAATAGCGATTATCCCAATAAATTCAGTAGCGATTGAGTGTATTTTGAAAGAGTCGAAGCGGCGGTCAATCCAGACAAGCATTATCTTTAGGCGGGCCAGTGAATCGCAAACTCGCTAGCGGCTTTATCACCGCTGACGATTGTCCGCTTTCCACCCCAACACAAGACAATCTCATTATTCGCGGCTAACGTATTTTTGTGACTTTCTCCGAAACCGCCTATGCCAAGATTAACCTTGCTCTGCATGTCCGCAGGCGGCGGGAGGATGGTTATCATGAGCTCGAAACTTTATTCGCCTTTGTTGATCGCGGGGATGTGCTGAGCGCGGCTTCGGCAGAGCAGGATATATTGACAGTCGCTGGAGAATTCGCTGCGCAACTAACTGATCCGTTTGATAATATAATCTCCAAGGCTATGTCCGCGCTGCCCCGTTCGGGCGGGTTGGCGATTGCTATGGAGAAAAACTTGCCGGTCGCCGCCGGTTTGGGCGGAGGGTCTGCTGATGCAGGGGCGGTGTTCCGAATTATCCGCGAGATGCATGGTGTGCCCGACGATTGGCGCGAGCGCGCGGCCAAGCTTGGCGCGGATGTTCCCGCTTGTGTCGAAAGCATCACTTGTATCGGGCGTGGAACCGGAACTGAATTGGAAGCGACAGAAAGCGATTTGGCCGGAACGCCCGTCTTGCTGGTCAATCCGCGTGTTCCGCTTGCCACAGGGCCGGTATTCAAGGCGTGGGATGGAATTGACCGAGGGCCAATGCCCGATGGCCCAGCCTCATTCATCGCCGCGCAGGGCCGCAATGATCTGGAAGCGCCTGCCATTCAATTGTGCCCTCCCATTGCTGAAGTGCTTGAAGCCCTGCGAGGGACAGGGGCGTTCTTGAGCCGTATGTCAGGCTCGGGGGCGACTTGCTTTGCGCTCTATCACTCCGAAAACGATTTAAATGAAGCCGCACGAGAAATCGCGTCTACATACCCTGATTGGTGGCAAATGTCTGGCAAATTGAGATAGAGAAAATCCGATGATGATCGATGAACTTCCTTATCGTCGCGTTGGCGAAGCAAAGCGCGGCGGGATCGTTTGCGTGGCTGACCATGCGTCGAATTTTGTGCCAGATGATGTGGTGCTCGGCATTCCGTCCGAGCTTTTGGACACGCATATCGCGGTAGATATTGGCACGAATGGCCTGGCTGACCGGATGGGGCGCCGCCATGGTATCGCGGCCCATATTGCCACCGTCAGCCGCCTCGTCTGCGATTTGCATCGCACAGAGGACGCGCTTGCAGTAGTCCCGACAGAGAGTGACGGGCATCTGATACCGGGCAATATCGGTGCGAATTTGGAGGTTCGGCTGGAGCGATTTCATCGGCCGTATCACACTGCGCTCGGGGAATGGCTGGATGAAGTTGAACCCGAACTTATCGTGGCATTGCATAGCTTTACACCCAAGCTTGAAAGCAAAGTCGAGGATCGTCCGTGGCAAGTTGCGTTGTTGTATAATCAAGATGATAGCGCCGCCCGCCATGCGATCCGGTTGTTTTCGGAAGAAGGCCTGACGGTCGGCGACAACCAGCCTTATTCGGGCAAACAATTGAACGCCACAATGGACCGCCATGCAGAGGCCAAGGGCCGCAAATATCTCACGCTTGAAATAAGGCAGGATCTGATCACCACCAAGGCGCAGCAGGCGCGCTGGGCAGGGCTGATTACCGATGTCACCAACCGGGTCGCACTGGCAATCAAGGGTGAAAGCTGACCCGCCTTCAATTAGTCTGTCGGCCCGCAATATGTCCACCAATATGGCCGCCTGAAGATTTTCTGTTTCAGTCGGGCCTTCTGCTAGGGTAGGATTGCTGCCAAGGCGGTTGTTCAAACCGTCAGACTGACCGGAGCCTATAATGCCGACCTATCGTTCCCGCACTACCACTCATGGCCGTAACATGGCCGGCGCACGCGGATTGTGGCGCGCAACGGGCATGAAGGATGGCGATTTCGGCAAGCCAATTATCGCTGTGGTCAACAGCTTTACCCAATTCGTGCCGGGCCATGTCCACCTTAAAGACCTTGGCCAATTGGTTGCGCGAGAGATCGAAGCATCGGGCGGAGTTGCCAAGGAATTCAATACTATAGCGGTCGATGATGGCATTGCGATGGGGCACGACGGCATGCTCTATTCTCTCCCCAGTCGCGATCTGATTTCGGACAGCGTTGAATATATGGTCAACGCCCACTGCGCCGATGCGATGGTGTGCATTTCCAATTGCGACAAAATTACCCCAGGTATGCTTAACGCGGCAATGCGGATCAACATTCCGGTGGTGTTCGTCTCTGGCGGGCCAATGGAGGCTGGCAAAGTCGTTTTGAATGGTCAAACCAAGGCAATCGATCTGGTCGATGCGATGGTCGCCGCCGCCGATGACAAATATACTGATGAAGAGGTCGAAGATATCGAACGCTCGGCTTGCCCTACATGCGGCAGCTGCTCCGGAATGTTCACCGCCAATTCGATGAATTGCCTGACCGAGGCGCTTGGCCTGTCGCTACCCGGTAACGGCTCAGTTTTGGCAACGCACTCCGACCGCAAAAGTCTGTTCGAGCGCGCCGGACGATTGATCGTAACCTTGGCCAAACGCTATTACGAAGAAGATGACGAAAGCGTACTACCACGCTCCATCGCCAGTTTCTCTGCATTTGAAAACGCAATGTCACTCGATATTACAATGGGTGGCTCGACAAACACCGTGTTGCATTTGCTCGCTGCAGCGCATGAAGCGGGAGTTGATTTCACTATGAAGGATATCGACCGGCTCAGTCGCCGTGTTCCTTGTCTATCCAAAGTCGCTCCGGCCAAAGACGACGTCCATATGGAGGACGTCCACCGAGCGGGCGGGATTATGTCGCTGCTGGGACAGCTTGACAATGCTGGCCTGCTCAACACAGCGCTGCCGACTGTGCACAGCCCGACAATGGCCGATGCGCTAGATGATTGGGACATCTCGCGCACCAGCAATCCGAAGGTCCATGAGTTCTTCAGTGCCGCACCGGGCGGGGTGCCGACTCAAACCGCGTTCAGCCAGTCGAGCCGCTGGGACAGCCTCGATCTCGACCGTAAAACGGGCGTAATCCGCAGTGCAGAGCATGCCTTCAGCAAAGATGGCGGGCTGGCGGTTCTGGCGGGCAATATCGCGCTCGATGGCTGCATCGTAAAGACTGCTGGCGTCGATGAATCGATTCTGAAATTCACTGGTCCGGCGCGGGTTTTCGAAAGTCAGGATGATGCGGTAACCGCGATCCTGACCGAACAGATTGCCGAGGGCGATGTGCTGGTAATCCGCTATGAAGGGCCCAAAGGCGGGCCGGGCATGCAGGAAATGCTATATCCGACCAGTTACCTCAAATCTAAGGGGCTAGGCGCGGCTTGTGCCTTGTTGACCGACGGGCGCTTTTCCGGCGGAACATCGGGTCTTTCGATTGGTCATGTGTCGCCAGAAGCGGCAGAGGGCGGCACCATTGCTCTTGTGGAAGAAGGGGACACAATCGCCATCGACATTCCGGGCAGAAAAATTTCATTAGCAATTTCCGATGATGAGCTGGCCAAACGCCGTGCAGCGATGGAGGCCAAGGGCGATGGCGCTTGGCGGCCTACA is part of the Pontixanthobacter gangjinensis genome and encodes:
- the ilvD gene encoding dihydroxy-acid dehydratase, which translates into the protein MPTYRSRTTTHGRNMAGARGLWRATGMKDGDFGKPIIAVVNSFTQFVPGHVHLKDLGQLVAREIEASGGVAKEFNTIAVDDGIAMGHDGMLYSLPSRDLISDSVEYMVNAHCADAMVCISNCDKITPGMLNAAMRINIPVVFVSGGPMEAGKVVLNGQTKAIDLVDAMVAAADDKYTDEEVEDIERSACPTCGSCSGMFTANSMNCLTEALGLSLPGNGSVLATHSDRKSLFERAGRLIVTLAKRYYEEDDESVLPRSIASFSAFENAMSLDITMGGSTNTVLHLLAAAHEAGVDFTMKDIDRLSRRVPCLSKVAPAKDDVHMEDVHRAGGIMSLLGQLDNAGLLNTALPTVHSPTMADALDDWDISRTSNPKVHEFFSAAPGGVPTQTAFSQSSRWDSLDLDRKTGVIRSAEHAFSKDGGLAVLAGNIALDGCIVKTAGVDESILKFTGPARVFESQDDAVTAILTEQIAEGDVLVIRYEGPKGGPGMQEMLYPTSYLKSKGLGAACALLTDGRFSGGTSGLSIGHVSPEAAEGGTIALVEEGDTIAIDIPGRKISLAISDDELAKRRAAMEAKGDGAWRPTKDRPRMVSQALQAYAAMTTSAARGAVRDISQLKRG
- a CDS encoding uracil-DNA glycosylase family protein; protein product: MEQPTNNNLADEFAAALEWWKEAGVDSDFADDATDWLAEADTLKGVSSPMQQIAPQPKKPIAPAATPPAKRIGGDQAGWPAELAAFQSWLLESADVDDGGAFPIVPMRGLKGSELMVIVSEPEESDRDHLLSGPQGNLLSGMMRAACLDDSGLYLTSVLRRHTPMPDWSSMAEAGLGELLSHHIALAAPKRILTFGRNIPALLGNDTAQGAAILHNFNHEGGSIPAMGVSSLAELLRSAGRRERFWQSWLGWTS
- a CDS encoding electron transfer flavoprotein-ubiquinone oxidoreductase yields the protein MSTEPIAETIERESMPCDVVIVGGGVAGLAAAIRLKQINDEIEVVVLEKGSEIGAHILSGAVVDPKSLDELLPNWRDMDCPMAETPVTDNWHWVLTKGGKTSLPHLMMPPFLSNTGNYTGSLGNLTRWLAEQAEGMGVMVFPGFPAAEVMFNDAGAVTGVITQDMGVAEDGSHKPDFQPGMEIEAKYTFFAEGVRGNLTKIMKTKFDLEADCQPQVYGLGIKEVWDIDPEKHEPGRVIHTQGWPLSETGTNGGGFLYHQANGQVALGLVTWLNYANPYVSPYQEFQRWKHHPQISEILEGGKRVAYGARAINDGGWQSVPKLAFPGGALIGCSAGFVNVPRIKGSHTAMKSGMLAAESAAAAIAAGHENTELADYDANLRDSWIATELKKVKNVLPAMEKFGDDFGVILGGIDMWMRTLKIGLPITMDHTPDYKYLQRADLYKPIDYPKPDGKLSFDRLTSVAFSFTNHAEDQPVHLKVADLELQRQSELGVYAGPSNRYCPAGVYEWLEQDDGTMMFQINSQNCVHCKTCDIKDPNQNINWTTPEGGGGPNYPNM
- a CDS encoding N-formylglutamate amidohydrolase, with amino-acid sequence MIDELPYRRVGEAKRGGIVCVADHASNFVPDDVVLGIPSELLDTHIAVDIGTNGLADRMGRRHGIAAHIATVSRLVCDLHRTEDALAVVPTESDGHLIPGNIGANLEVRLERFHRPYHTALGEWLDEVEPELIVALHSFTPKLESKVEDRPWQVALLYNQDDSAARHAIRLFSEEGLTVGDNQPYSGKQLNATMDRHAEAKGRKYLTLEIRQDLITTKAQQARWAGLITDVTNRVALAIKGES
- a CDS encoding 4-(cytidine 5'-diphospho)-2-C-methyl-D-erythritol kinase, whose protein sequence is MTFSETAYAKINLALHVRRRREDGYHELETLFAFVDRGDVLSAASAEQDILTVAGEFAAQLTDPFDNIISKAMSALPRSGGLAIAMEKNLPVAAGLGGGSADAGAVFRIIREMHGVPDDWRERAAKLGADVPACVESITCIGRGTGTELEATESDLAGTPVLLVNPRVPLATGPVFKAWDGIDRGPMPDGPASFIAAQGRNDLEAPAIQLCPPIAEVLEALRGTGAFLSRMSGSGATCFALYHSENDLNEAAREIASTYPDWWQMSGKLR